The DNA region CGTCGACGTCGGTGCGAAGGAGGAGGTGTACCGGCTCTGCCGTGAACTGACCCAGAAGGGCGTCTCCATCGTCTTCATCGGTGACGAGCTTCCCGAAGTCATCGGGATGTCCAACCGTATCGCCGTCATGCGGAAAGGACGACTCGACGAGGACATCTTCGACGCGTCGCCCGGAAACAAACCGACCGAAGAAGAACTGATACAGCGGATGATCTAACAATGAGCGGAAACACGCAAGAGAACACGATTTCGAAGTGGATAGCCGAACAACGAGACCAACGGACACTCCAGGACTGGATCATCGACGTCGGCCCCTTCGCCATGTTGATCGTCCTGGGTATCGTGTTCTCCCTGCAGTCGGAGAACTTCCTCACCTACGGGAACCTGATCACGAACGTCGCGAAGAACAGTGCGTTCCTGTTGCTCGTCGCACTGGCGGGGACGTTCCCCATCCTGCAACAGAGTATCGACCTCTCGGTCGCACAGCTCGTGACGCTCACCGGGGTCGTCGCCGCTGTCCTCGTGGGCGACTACGGGGTCCTCGCGCTGGTCATCGCCGTTGTCGTCGGCATGCTCGCTGGCGCCATCAACGGGCTCGTGTTCACCAAGCTCAAGGTGCCGTCGTTCCTGGTCACCCTGGGTACCCTCTCGATCATGGGTGGGCTCGCCCTCATCGTGACCGACGGCTCGTCCATCACGTTCCGGAACGACACCGTCCGGAACATCGCCACCGGCGAATGGATACCTGGGATTCCGAACCTCGTGATGTGGGGCCTGCTGTTCTACGGCTTCACCGTGTTCCTCGCCTGGCGGACCAAGTTCGGGCGCTACTGTTATGCCCTCGGTGAGAACGAGCGCGTCGTCGAACTCGCCGGGGCGAAGGTCGACCGGTACAAGATCTACCCGTTCATCCTCTCTGGTCTGCTCTGTGGGGTTGCTGGCGCGCTGCTCGCCGCCCGCATCTCCTCGGGGTCTGCACAGATGGGCGAAGGGTTCCTGCTGCCGAGCATCGCGGCCATCGTCATGGGTGGGACCGCGCTGACCGGCGGTGTCGGCGGCCCCCACCGGACGCTCCTCGGCGTCCTCGTCATCGCCGTGCTGCAGAACGGTATGAACCTCACCGCGGTCGACCCATTCATCCAGGAGATCGTCCTGGGCGTCGTCGTGGTCGCTGCGGTCGCCCTGTCCATCGACCGTCGCAAGATCGACGTGGTGAAGTGAGCGCACCGGGCGCTCCTCTTCGCGGCGACTGACCGACCTTCGTCTACGACGTCGTTCCGTATTTTCAGCTCACCAGTTCGACGCGGCTCTCGGTAGACGGTAACAGATTCTTGCTGCAGACCGGTGCGTCTCGTTCCAGTCCTCATCGCACCGACCGACGCGATGCCGCCCGGTGTATCGTGGGTCCCGTCGGTGGTCGAGTTGGCTCGCCGTCACACTGCTCACACTGGGCTGTACCCGACGGAGTGCGGTACGGAAGAAGAGAGGTCCCGAGTCGTCGCCGCGCTCTCTGGGCCGGCCTCGGCGAGGAGTACTACGCGTCCCGGTTGCTGTATATCCGCTCGTGGCTGTGCGAGTAGATCTCCAGCAGGTTGCCGTACGGGTCCTTGCAGTACGTCAGGGTGTACTCGTCGTCGTCCTCGAAAATCTCCCACACCTCCGAGTAGTGGTCGCCGCCGTGTTCGTCGATGCGTGCGGCGAGTCCCTCGACGTCTGGGTCGATGACACACAGGTGGAACAACCCTGCTCGAGTCGGGTCCGGCTCCGAGTGAGCGCCCGTGGAGGTGAACTCGAACAGCTCGATTCCGATCTGATTGCCTGTGGCGAGATGTGCAAAGCGCATCGTCTCGAATTCGCCGAGGAGATTCGCCGCCTGTCGACCGCCGTATCCTTCGTCGGCCGTTATCTCGTCGGGACCCTTGACGTGGCTGAACCCGAGGACGTCACAGTACCAGTCGATCGCTTCGTCGAGGTCCGGAACGGTGAGCCCGACGTGGGCGAGGCCACGCGGATATGCTGATTCGGACATTCCGTGCCAAGAGATGCCACACAGTATCAAATAGTTTCGGATTCAGCTACCCCCGCAGACGGCGTCTACTCGGCCCATGGCGTGCTATCGACCTTCTCCTCCTCGGCAGGATCAACCGTTCGAACCTCCCGTTCGATATCATCGATACGCCTGAGGTCGTCCTCGGTGAGTTCCAGCGTGAGTGCGTCGTAGTTGTCTGGGATGTGATCACCGGATGCTTTCGGGATAGCCGCGACGTTGTCCTTGCTGAACAGCCATGCGAGGCTGACCTGTGCGACGGAGACACCGTGAGAGGCGGCGATATCTTGCAGCACTGGCTCGTCGAAGACTGCCCCCTGTGCGAGGGGTGAGTAGGCGACGAGGTACATATCGGCCTGCTGGACGTACTCGACCAGTTCCTCCTGGTGGAGCAGCGGATGCATCTCGACCTGTGTCGCCAGCATCGGTGCGTCGAGGATTTCACGCGCCTCGTCGAGCAGTGCAGGGGTGAAGTTGCTCAGCCCCACACCGCGTATCTTCCCGTCAGTATACAGGTCATCGAACGCACCGAGCGTCTCCTCGGGGTCGTAGGCGTTCGTCGGCCAGTGGACGTAGAGCAGGTCGACGGCGTCGAGCCCGAGTCGGTCGAGGCTCTCCTCTGTGGTCCGTCGCACGTCCGATGCACCCAGGTTCTCCGGGAGGACCTTCGTCGCGACGGTCACCGCTTCACGGGGAATAGAGCTCTGCTCGATTCCTTCTCCGACGATGGCTTCGTTCTCGTACCACTGCGCGGTGTCGATGTGGCGG from Haloarchaeobius amylolyticus includes:
- a CDS encoding ABC transporter permease — its product is MLIVLGIVFSLQSENFLTYGNLITNVAKNSAFLLLVALAGTFPILQQSIDLSVAQLVTLTGVVAAVLVGDYGVLALVIAVVVGMLAGAINGLVFTKLKVPSFLVTLGTLSIMGGLALIVTDGSSITFRNDTVRNIATGEWIPGIPNLVMWGLLFYGFTVFLAWRTKFGRYCYALGENERVVELAGAKVDRYKIYPFILSGLLCGVAGALLAARISSGSAQMGEGFLLPSIAAIVMGGTALTGGVGGPHRTLLGVLVIAVLQNGMNLTAVDPFIQEIVLGVVVVAAVALSIDRRKIDVVK
- a CDS encoding VOC family protein, with amino-acid sequence MSESAYPRGLAHVGLTVPDLDEAIDWYCDVLGFSHVKGPDEITADEGYGGRQAANLLGEFETMRFAHLATGNQIGIELFEFTSTGAHSEPDPTRAGLFHLCVIDPDVEGLAARIDEHGGDHYSEVWEIFEDDDEYTLTYCKDPYGNLLEIYSHSHERIYSNRDA
- a CDS encoding aldo/keto reductase yields the protein MPAEELPRLGFGTVGITDPSTVETALEIGYRHIDTAQWYENEAIVGEGIEQSSIPREAVTVATKVLPENLGASDVRRTTEESLDRLGLDAVDLLYVHWPTNAYDPEETLGAFDDLYTDGKIRGVGLSNFTPALLDEAREILDAPMLATQVEMHPLLHQEELVEYVQQADMYLVAYSPLAQGAVFDEPVLQDIAASHGVSVAQVSLAWLFSKDNVAAIPKASGDHIPDNYDALTLELTEDDLRRIDDIEREVRTVDPAEEEKVDSTPWAE